In one window of Halomarina pelagica DNA:
- a CDS encoding FtsX-like permease family protein: MPDPQREESHGFGRVEDVNYRRVLVTRWSRRDRLTVAVVAVTAAFLVGTIVLLTGVSSQTVALADQHGSSLVAEWDGSADDAVVLRFADARLGSGERVTVVGVPRGADVEGLPAPPPDGARGPTPAVTERRIAGEERTLTLTVRPRQGRTILSPRWYVTDVETAERLGVTRTLAVHPDDGGVPTDGVPLRGALAFFVVGARQLLAPLSVAAAGGAVIVGVLVHSVTRMSVRDRRDDLHALYATGASPDSLARLFALRAGLLAAVGGALGYAVGVVVPHAIVNAAVAMGYPVALDLAIGPLAALLVAGLLAAIALVGTAVGYLAARSVLRGTLREREGTGLAGRLPDAIEPTVLSPRAFVPTAASLTVFVVFVVLVGTIGGTVTAVGATGGTITEPGAIHPVASQLDQRYATTLRENGIEASPEVLLFAMIDGRPVFGRGVNFTAFSRLSDGRLVRGEPPSGPGEAVVGEALAERLGVRVGESILLGGSTATGVTTVTVSGIYEGDGIADDQLYVSLETARYLRDLPAGTVNLIRVGSDPTAALDRGGGVVVLDVGTPERVAANGTIPVTLSVRNLGSESATRAVTVRAGPVGRTTTVTLSPGERTTARTTLPAPPPGTWNVTAGERRSRVAVVEADAPRFAGVPERVPPGSTFSVGVRRGVSSRPANATVSLGGNRTTTGADGTAILRAPNREGRYRLVARAGGERTVRPVTVDANATRDLLASLRLPDSVGVGRSATARVALVNPWGEPLSRTVRVVGPGGTRTREVRLGPHERTTLSVPLSRRPPGTYEVGVAIDGRGAVAEERYAVTGDRRLTGALVSSGYSAGAAAGGIVERSFGNLWAVLGAIVAQGAFMSVGSTAAAFAGAVHARRRSIGVHRATGMAPRRLFALAMRDALVLALPASLLAVGLGTAAVIAATEAGALTAFGVAFSVAANPVVLGATAGAALALALGSAAGVVLRFASESPADLLRGERR, from the coding sequence ATGCCAGACCCCCAACGCGAGGAATCCCACGGCTTCGGCCGTGTGGAGGATGTCAACTACCGTCGTGTGCTGGTGACGCGCTGGTCGCGGCGCGACCGGCTCACCGTCGCCGTCGTCGCCGTGACGGCGGCGTTCCTCGTGGGGACGATCGTGCTCCTCACGGGGGTGAGTTCCCAGACCGTCGCGCTCGCGGATCAGCACGGGTCGAGCCTCGTCGCGGAGTGGGACGGGTCGGCCGACGACGCGGTCGTCCTCCGGTTCGCCGACGCGCGCCTCGGTAGCGGCGAGCGCGTCACGGTGGTCGGCGTCCCCCGGGGGGCCGACGTGGAGGGGTTGCCCGCGCCGCCGCCCGACGGCGCGCGGGGACCGACCCCCGCCGTGACCGAGCGGCGGATCGCGGGCGAGGAGCGGACCCTGACGCTCACGGTCCGCCCGCGGCAGGGTCGGACGATCCTCTCGCCGCGGTGGTACGTCACCGACGTCGAGACGGCGGAGCGGCTGGGCGTGACCCGGACCCTCGCCGTCCACCCCGACGACGGGGGCGTCCCGACCGACGGCGTCCCGCTCCGGGGCGCGCTCGCGTTCTTCGTCGTCGGTGCCCGACAGCTCCTCGCGCCGCTCTCGGTCGCCGCCGCCGGCGGCGCGGTCATCGTCGGCGTCCTCGTTCACAGCGTCACCCGGATGTCCGTCCGGGATCGGCGCGACGACCTCCACGCGCTGTACGCGACCGGCGCGTCGCCCGACAGCCTCGCGCGCCTGTTCGCGCTCCGCGCCGGGCTGCTCGCCGCCGTCGGGGGCGCGCTCGGCTACGCGGTCGGCGTCGTCGTCCCCCACGCGATCGTCAACGCCGCCGTCGCGATGGGGTACCCGGTCGCGCTCGACCTGGCGATCGGCCCGCTCGCGGCGCTCCTCGTCGCGGGGCTGTTGGCGGCGATCGCCCTCGTCGGAACGGCCGTCGGCTACCTCGCCGCGCGGTCCGTCCTGCGGGGGACGCTCCGGGAGCGCGAGGGGACGGGGCTCGCGGGGCGGTTGCCCGACGCGATCGAGCCGACGGTGCTCTCGCCGCGCGCGTTCGTCCCGACGGCCGCCTCGCTCACCGTCTTCGTCGTCTTCGTCGTCCTCGTCGGGACGATCGGGGGGACGGTCACCGCCGTCGGCGCGACGGGCGGGACGATCACCGAACCCGGCGCGATCCACCCCGTCGCGAGCCAGCTCGACCAGCGCTACGCGACGACGCTCCGCGAGAACGGGATCGAGGCGAGCCCCGAGGTCCTCCTGTTCGCGATGATCGACGGCCGGCCGGTGTTCGGCCGGGGCGTGAACTTCACCGCCTTCTCGCGGCTCTCGGACGGGCGACTGGTCCGCGGTGAGCCGCCGAGCGGGCCGGGCGAGGCGGTCGTCGGCGAGGCGCTCGCCGAGCGCCTCGGCGTGCGCGTCGGCGAGTCGATCCTCCTCGGGGGGAGCACCGCCACGGGCGTGACGACCGTCACGGTGTCGGGGATCTACGAGGGGGACGGAATCGCCGACGATCAGCTGTACGTCTCGCTGGAGACCGCCCGGTACCTGCGCGACCTCCCCGCCGGGACGGTCAACCTCATCCGCGTCGGGTCGGATCCGACCGCCGCCCTCGATCGCGGCGGGGGCGTGGTCGTCCTCGACGTGGGAACGCCGGAGCGGGTGGCGGCGAACGGGACGATCCCGGTGACCCTCTCGGTCCGGAACCTCGGGAGCGAGTCGGCGACGCGCGCGGTGACCGTCCGCGCCGGACCCGTCGGCCGAACGACGACGGTGACGTTGTCGCCCGGCGAGCGCACGACGGCCCGGACGACGCTCCCCGCCCCGCCGCCGGGGACGTGGAACGTCACGGCCGGCGAGCGCCGGTCGCGGGTCGCCGTCGTCGAGGCCGACGCCCCCCGCTTCGCAGGCGTACCGGAGCGCGTCCCACCCGGCTCGACGTTCTCGGTCGGCGTCCGCAGGGGCGTCTCCTCGCGGCCGGCGAACGCCACCGTCTCGCTCGGCGGGAACCGGACGACGACCGGCGCGGACGGGACCGCGATCCTCCGCGCGCCGAACCGGGAGGGGCGGTATCGCCTCGTCGCGCGTGCCGGGGGGGAGCGCACGGTGCGTCCCGTGACGGTCGACGCGAACGCGACTCGGGACCTCCTCGCGTCGCTTCGCCTCCCCGACTCGGTCGGCGTGGGGCGGTCCGCGACGGCGCGGGTCGCCCTCGTCAACCCCTGGGGCGAGCCGCTGTCGCGCACGGTGCGCGTCGTCGGTCCCGGCGGGACGCGGACGCGCGAGGTGCGACTCGGCCCCCACGAGCGGACGACGCTCTCTGTGCCCCTCTCCCGCCGGCCGCCGGGGACCTACGAGGTCGGCGTCGCGATCGACGGCCGGGGAGCCGTCGCGGAGGAACGCTACGCCGTCACCGGCGACCGTCGGCTGACGGGCGCGCTGGTGAGCAGCGGGTACAGCGCGGGGGCGGCCGCCGGCGGGATCGTCGAGCGGAGCTTCGGCAACCTGTGGGCCGTCCTCGGCGCGATCGTCGCCCAGGGCGCGTTCATGTCCGTCGGGAGTACGGCCGCGGCCTTCGCCGGGGCCGTCCACGCCCGCCGGCGGTCGATCGGCGTCCACCGGGCGACGGGGATGGCCCCGCGCCGCCTGTTCGCGCTGGCGATGCGCGACGCGCTCGTGCTCGCCCTGCCGGCGAGCCTGCTCGCGGTGGGGCTGGGGACGGCCGCGGTGATCGCGGCGACCGAGGCGGGCGCGCTGACGGCTTTCGGCGTCGCGTTCTCGGTCGCCGCGAACCCGGTGGTGCTGGGCGCGACGGCCGGCGCGGCGCTGGCGCTGGCGCTCGGGAGCGCCGCCGGCGTCGTCCTCCGGTTCGCGTCAGAGTCGCCCGCCGACCTGCTGCGGGGGGAGCGACGATGA
- a CDS encoding ABC transporter ATP-binding protein: protein MVEPIIRATDLVVRRGGTAVLDGLSLSVPPDASLLVQGRSGSGKSTLFDVLGLLSPPDGGSVVVGGTDVSAAGESERARLRREVVGFVFQNFQLLDDLTARENARVPQEHAGAVDEAWLDELFADLGIEGVTDQYPPSLSGGEKQRVALARALANRPAVVLADEPTGQLDPETTETVLDLLLRTRERLGTALVVISHDPQFAHRFDRTLVLEGGALSPVSGSTPPRERDARR, encoded by the coding sequence GTGGTCGAACCCATCATCCGCGCGACCGACCTCGTCGTCAGACGCGGCGGGACGGCGGTGCTCGACGGGCTGTCGCTGTCGGTTCCGCCCGACGCGTCGCTGCTCGTCCAGGGCAGGAGCGGGTCGGGCAAGTCGACCCTGTTCGACGTGCTCGGCCTCCTCTCGCCCCCCGACGGGGGGTCGGTCGTCGTCGGGGGGACCGACGTGTCCGCGGCGGGCGAGTCGGAGCGCGCGCGACTGCGGCGCGAGGTCGTCGGGTTCGTCTTCCAGAACTTCCAGCTGCTCGACGACCTCACGGCCCGGGAGAACGCGCGCGTCCCGCAGGAACACGCCGGGGCGGTGGACGAGGCGTGGCTCGACGAGCTGTTCGCGGACCTCGGCATCGAGGGGGTCACAGACCAGTACCCGCCGTCGCTCAGCGGCGGGGAGAAACAGCGCGTCGCGCTCGCGCGGGCGCTGGCGAACCGCCCGGCCGTCGTCCTGGCCGACGAGCCGACGGGTCAGCTGGACCCGGAGACGACCGAGACGGTCCTCGACCTGTTGCTCCGGACCCGCGAACGGCTCGGCACCGCGCTCGTCGTCATCAGCCACGACCCGCAGTTCGCCCACCGGTTCGACCGGACGCTCGTCCTGGAGGGCGGCGCGCTCTCCCCGGTTAGCGGTTCGACGCCGCCCCGCGAGCGCGACGCGCGGCGGTGA
- a CDS encoding DUF4350 domain-containing protein — translation MDVDVDPPRAGLAVFALLVVAGVGVAAGTSGASFGLYNFGWDGASELRALSEDADARPVVVRSTAAYERLPANGTLAIVLSPDEGYAANESARLREFVRRGGTLVVAEDFGAHGNELLAAVGASSRVDGRLLRDERHNYRSPALPVATNVENVSAAGTKNLTLNYGTAVRPNGANVLVSSSGYAYLDADGDARPDPGEPMESHPVVTSERLGEGRVVVVSDASALINAMLDRPGNRAFVASLVSGHERVVLDYSHSERFPPLAVAVLALRESAILQVVLGTLLVGLVGAWARWPTLRGRGVVAELRARATGERYDPPEIGLRREEVVAYLAREHPEWDERRVERVASAVVDRRRG, via the coding sequence ATGGACGTGGACGTGGATCCGCCGCGGGCCGGTCTCGCCGTGTTCGCCCTGCTCGTCGTCGCCGGCGTCGGCGTCGCGGCGGGCACCTCGGGCGCGTCGTTCGGGCTGTACAACTTCGGGTGGGACGGCGCGAGCGAGCTACGCGCGCTCTCCGAGGACGCCGACGCCCGTCCCGTCGTCGTCAGATCCACGGCGGCGTACGAGCGCCTGCCCGCCAACGGCACCCTCGCGATCGTGCTCTCGCCCGACGAGGGGTACGCGGCGAACGAGAGCGCGCGGCTCCGGGAGTTCGTGAGGCGCGGCGGAACGCTCGTGGTCGCGGAGGACTTCGGCGCGCACGGGAACGAACTGCTCGCCGCGGTCGGGGCGAGCAGCCGCGTCGACGGACGACTGCTCCGCGACGAGCGGCACAACTACCGATCGCCGGCGCTCCCGGTCGCGACGAACGTCGAGAACGTCTCTGCGGCCGGCACGAAGAACCTCACGCTCAACTACGGCACCGCGGTCCGCCCGAACGGGGCGAACGTGCTCGTCTCCAGTTCGGGCTACGCCTACCTCGACGCGGACGGGGACGCCAGGCCCGATCCGGGCGAGCCGATGGAGAGCCACCCCGTCGTGACGAGCGAACGCCTCGGCGAGGGGCGCGTCGTCGTGGTGAGCGACGCGAGCGCGCTGATCAACGCGATGCTCGACCGGCCGGGCAACCGCGCGTTCGTCGCGTCGCTCGTCTCGGGTCACGAGCGCGTCGTGCTCGACTACTCGCACTCCGAGCGGTTCCCGCCGCTGGCCGTCGCGGTCCTCGCGCTCCGCGAGTCGGCGATCCTCCAGGTCGTCCTCGGGACGCTCCTCGTCGGACTCGTCGGGGCGTGGGCGCGGTGGCCGACGCTCCGGGGACGCGGGGTGGTCGCCGAACTCCGCGCGCGAGCGACCGGCGAGCGGTACGACCCGCCGGAGATCGGACTGCGCCGCGAGGAGGTAGTCGCGTACCTCGCGCGGGAGCACCCCGAGTGGGACGAGCGACGCGTCGAGCGCGTCGCGAGCGCCGTGGTCGACCGTCGCCGGGGGTGA
- a CDS encoding DUF4129 domain-containing protein, whose amino-acid sequence MTRLTLACCALLVLAAVAGAVGPGTAAGSLQEQGEDGTNGTAQPTRHENPNSANGEGDMAQVERWLVQSLADRLGKSAVRLESGEYDAARRLLGDEYESQLGRLVEVSGETNTTRTYERTRKNQREVVRGASRYDRTLERYREAREAGNETRARRLARDLQRISRNVNRNAVQTTEGYDRLGSLTGRNFTNATRATTAVAENISQRQAEIREASFVQTDLATIAEGEDVSFVDPLTIRGELSMENETVVADREIALRIGNRTYETTTDGEGEFAVEYRPTLLPANASNVTVEFLPRRGSPYFNSTDSLPVSVEQVEPNVAVERSPKNASFGTPVTVSGRVTAADRGVRVPVAIRIANETIARGMPSDDGRFAVTVPLPASVPAGNQSVVAVTPLRGRAIASAAANATLSVASTPTRLALNGTQVNESAIAVDGRLTTDDGRPVVNRSVELALNGTVATTVRTDENGTFETTVPIPESRRDDATLLVGAAYGGGGTSLEAARAKARVELATAGESLLGTAALALGALLLLALALGGWYLHRRDEETEEEVLWTDESSDESDGTVDEPTAATEGSEHSLDRARELIERGETNSGVVTAYLAVRERLSRRGDVDRGRTHWEFYAENVENVSADEADSLQDLTRAYERAAFAPGRLPESLARRVVDAAGRFDGSDDEPTEGTTAD is encoded by the coding sequence GTGACTCGATTGACGCTCGCGTGCTGTGCGTTACTCGTCCTCGCCGCGGTGGCCGGTGCCGTCGGTCCGGGGACGGCGGCCGGTTCGTTGCAGGAGCAGGGGGAAGACGGGACGAACGGGACGGCACAGCCGACGCGACACGAGAATCCGAACAGCGCTAACGGGGAGGGCGACATGGCCCAGGTGGAACGGTGGCTCGTCCAGTCGCTGGCCGACCGGCTCGGGAAGAGCGCGGTTCGGCTCGAGTCGGGGGAGTACGACGCGGCGCGACGGCTCCTCGGCGACGAGTACGAGAGCCAGCTCGGTCGGCTCGTCGAGGTCAGCGGCGAGACGAACACGACGCGCACGTACGAGCGGACCCGGAAGAACCAGCGCGAGGTCGTCCGCGGCGCGTCGCGCTACGACAGGACGCTCGAACGGTACCGAGAGGCGCGCGAGGCGGGGAACGAGACGCGCGCTCGGCGGCTGGCTCGCGACCTCCAACGGATCAGCCGCAACGTAAACCGGAACGCGGTGCAGACGACCGAGGGGTACGATCGGCTCGGTTCGCTGACCGGACGGAACTTCACGAACGCGACGCGGGCGACGACGGCCGTCGCCGAGAACATCTCCCAGCGACAGGCGGAGATCCGGGAGGCGTCGTTCGTGCAGACGGACCTGGCCACCATCGCCGAGGGCGAGGACGTGTCGTTCGTCGACCCGCTCACGATCCGCGGCGAACTCTCGATGGAGAACGAGACGGTCGTGGCCGACCGGGAGATCGCCCTCCGGATCGGAAACCGGACCTACGAGACGACGACCGACGGCGAGGGGGAGTTCGCCGTCGAGTACCGCCCCACGCTGTTGCCCGCCAACGCGAGCAACGTGACCGTCGAGTTCCTGCCCCGGCGGGGGTCGCCGTACTTCAACTCCACGGACTCGCTTCCGGTCTCCGTCGAGCAGGTCGAGCCGAACGTCGCCGTCGAGCGCTCGCCGAAGAACGCCTCGTTCGGCACGCCCGTCACCGTCTCCGGGCGCGTCACCGCCGCCGACCGCGGCGTCCGCGTCCCCGTGGCGATCCGGATCGCGAACGAGACGATCGCGCGGGGGATGCCGTCCGACGACGGGCGCTTCGCGGTGACGGTCCCCCTGCCGGCGTCGGTCCCGGCGGGGAACCAGTCGGTCGTCGCCGTGACGCCGCTTCGCGGTCGGGCCATCGCGAGCGCCGCGGCGAACGCGACGCTCTCGGTCGCCTCGACGCCGACGAGGCTGGCCCTCAACGGGACGCAGGTCAACGAGAGCGCGATCGCCGTCGACGGGCGACTGACGACCGACGACGGCCGTCCCGTCGTGAACCGGTCGGTCGAACTCGCGCTCAACGGGACCGTGGCCACGACGGTCCGGACCGACGAGAACGGGACGTTCGAGACGACGGTCCCGATCCCGGAGTCCCGACGCGACGACGCGACGCTCCTCGTCGGGGCGGCCTACGGCGGCGGCGGGACCAGCCTGGAGGCGGCGCGGGCGAAAGCGCGCGTCGAACTGGCCACCGCCGGCGAGTCGCTGCTCGGGACCGCGGCGCTCGCGCTGGGTGCGCTGCTGCTACTCGCGCTCGCGCTCGGCGGCTGGTACCTCCATCGCCGCGACGAGGAGACCGAAGAGGAGGTGCTCTGGACCGACGAGTCGTCGGACGAGAGCGACGGGACCGTCGACGAACCGACCGCGGCGACTGAGGGGTCTGAGCACTCGCTCGACCGCGCCCGCGAGTTGATCGAGCGCGGCGAGACGAACTCGGGCGTCGTCACGGCGTACCTCGCGGTGAGAGAACGCCTCTCCCGGCGCGGAGACGTAGACCGGGGGCGCACGCACTGGGAGTTCTACGCCGAGAACGTCGAGAACGTCTCGGCAGACGAGGCCGACTCGTTGCAGGACCTCACCCGGGCGTACGAGCGGGCGGCGTTCGCCCCGGGCCGACTCCCGGAGTCGCTCGCACGACGCGTGGTCGACGCCGCCGGCCGCTTCGACGGGTCGGACGACGAACCGACCGAGGGGACGACCGCCGACTGA
- a CDS encoding AAA family ATPase, protein MTSREPAEFYSALKSEVETVLVGNTDIVEGLTIALLTRGHVLLEGVPGVAKTTMATLFARASGLESGRIQMTPDVLPADITGTHIYREKTGEFELHRGPVFTNVLIADEINRATPKSQSALLEAMQERSVTIEGETLSLPNPFLVVATQNPIEMVGTFELPEAQRDRFQQRLVVSLPDREDERRIVDAFDERPTLGPDAVEAVATPDELRAYRERLDEVHVESSVKEYILDLVAASRDHPDVRHGTSPRASLALLNTSKARAMLHGRPYVIPDDVKELAHQVITHRLILDTDAELSDTSPEAVVDDLLERVDPPGSVALDRRNGLGVGEPVAESRE, encoded by the coding sequence ATGACGTCACGCGAACCCGCGGAGTTCTACTCGGCGCTCAAGTCGGAGGTCGAGACCGTCCTCGTCGGTAACACGGACATCGTGGAGGGGCTCACGATCGCGCTGCTCACCCGCGGGCACGTGCTGCTCGAGGGCGTCCCGGGCGTCGCGAAGACGACGATGGCGACGCTCTTCGCCCGCGCGAGCGGACTGGAGTCGGGGCGGATCCAGATGACGCCCGACGTCCTCCCCGCCGACATCACCGGGACGCACATCTACCGGGAGAAGACGGGCGAGTTCGAACTCCACCGCGGTCCCGTCTTCACGAACGTCCTCATCGCCGACGAGATCAACCGCGCGACGCCGAAGTCCCAGAGCGCGCTCCTCGAGGCGATGCAGGAGCGAAGCGTGACGATCGAGGGCGAGACGCTCTCGCTGCCGAATCCGTTCCTCGTGGTGGCGACGCAGAACCCCATCGAGATGGTGGGGACGTTCGAACTCCCGGAGGCCCAGCGCGACCGCTTCCAGCAGCGGCTCGTCGTCTCGCTCCCCGACCGCGAGGACGAGCGGCGGATCGTCGACGCGTTCGACGAGCGGCCGACGCTCGGGCCGGACGCGGTCGAGGCCGTCGCGACCCCCGACGAACTCCGGGCGTACCGCGAACGGCTCGACGAGGTGCACGTCGAATCGTCCGTGAAGGAGTACATCCTCGATCTGGTCGCCGCCAGCCGCGACCACCCGGACGTCAGACACGGGACCTCCCCGCGCGCGTCGCTCGCGCTGCTCAACACCTCGAAGGCCAGGGCGATGCTTCACGGTCGACCGTACGTCATCCCGGACGACGTGAAGGAACTGGCCCACCAGGTGATCACCCACCGGCTGATCCTCGACACCGACGCGGAACTCAGCGACACGTCGCCGGAAGCCGTCGTCGACGACCTCCTCGAGCGGGTCGACCCGCCGGGGAGCGTCGCGCTCGACCGCCGGAACGGACTCGGGGTGGGGGAACCGGTCGCCGAATCTCGGGAGTGA
- a CDS encoding metal-dependent hydrolase — translation MWPWGHLALGYLCYHVYARWRGRTVDAIAVVALALGTQLPDLVDKPLAWTVAVLPAGRSLAHSVLFLLPLVAVVLAVGRLLDRRRAAGALLFGYAAHLLGDSVFPLVRGDLHELTFLVWPLLPLPTYSTEPSFAAHLANLGSSPTLAVELALTGLAALAWVRDGHPGWDRLLTAARRARGAASNR, via the coding sequence ATGTGGCCGTGGGGACACCTCGCGCTCGGGTACCTCTGTTATCACGTCTACGCCCGATGGAGGGGCCGGACGGTCGACGCCATCGCCGTCGTCGCGCTCGCCCTCGGGACGCAGCTGCCGGACCTCGTCGACAAGCCGCTCGCGTGGACGGTCGCGGTGCTTCCGGCCGGGCGGTCGCTCGCCCACTCCGTCCTGTTCCTCCTCCCGCTCGTGGCCGTCGTCCTCGCGGTCGGACGACTCCTCGACCGCCGTCGCGCGGCCGGGGCGCTCCTGTTCGGCTACGCGGCGCACCTCCTCGGCGACAGCGTCTTCCCGCTGGTCCGGGGCGACCTCCACGAACTGACGTTCCTCGTCTGGCCGCTGTTGCCCCTCCCGACCTACTCGACCGAACCGAGCTTCGCCGCGCACCTCGCGAACCTCGGTTCGTCGCCGACGCTCGCCGTCGAACTCGCACTGACGGGACTGGCCGCCCTCGCGTGGGTGCGGGACGGACACCCGGGCTGGGATCGCCTCCTCACCGCCGCGCGTCGCGCTCGCGGGGCGGCGTCGAACCGCTAA
- a CDS encoding DUF1616 domain-containing protein, with the protein MNPRLLVPRPVRELPADLAAVVALTLLADVAAVAPVVSETPIRVLLGLAFVLFVPGYAVVAALFPERGGEKADGGGISGVERVALSIGTSVAVVPLLALVLNFTPFGIRLVPILVVLSVVTLAAAAVAARRRRRLPPDERLVVPYRRWWGAIGDGVLRADTRTDRVLNVVLVVSVLVAMSGVTYAFVTPNDSEQFSEFYLLTETRDGKLVADDYATNLTRGERGTVVVGLENHEHERTTYTVVVKLQRLEGGGNDTTVVGERRIDRFEVTLEHNGTARRNVTYAPREPGRYRAVFLLYRGEPPQDPSIDNAYLETHLWLNVTR; encoded by the coding sequence ATGAATCCACGGCTACTCGTTCCGCGCCCCGTGCGCGAGTTACCGGCGGACCTCGCCGCGGTGGTCGCGCTGACGCTGCTCGCCGACGTCGCCGCCGTCGCGCCGGTCGTGAGCGAGACCCCGATTCGCGTCCTCCTGGGGCTGGCGTTCGTGTTGTTCGTGCCCGGATACGCCGTCGTCGCCGCGCTCTTCCCGGAGCGCGGGGGAGAGAAGGCAGACGGGGGCGGGATCTCCGGCGTCGAGCGGGTCGCGCTGTCGATCGGAACGAGCGTGGCAGTCGTCCCGCTGCTCGCGCTCGTCCTGAACTTCACGCCGTTCGGGATCCGACTGGTACCGATACTCGTCGTCCTGAGCGTCGTCACGCTCGCGGCGGCGGCGGTCGCGGCGCGACGGCGGCGACGGCTGCCGCCCGACGAGCGCCTCGTCGTCCCGTACCGGCGCTGGTGGGGCGCGATCGGCGACGGCGTCCTGCGGGCGGACACGCGAACCGATCGGGTGCTCAACGTCGTGCTCGTGGTGAGCGTGCTCGTCGCGATGTCGGGCGTGACCTACGCGTTCGTGACGCCCAACGACAGCGAGCAGTTCTCGGAGTTCTACCTCCTGACGGAGACCCGGGACGGGAAGCTGGTCGCCGACGACTACGCGACGAACCTCACGCGGGGCGAACGGGGGACGGTCGTGGTCGGCCTGGAGAACCACGAACACGAGCGCACGACGTACACGGTCGTCGTGAAACTCCAGCGTCTCGAAGGCGGCGGAAACGACACGACCGTCGTCGGCGAGCGACGGATCGACCGGTTCGAGGTGACCCTCGAACACAACGGGACGGCGCGACGGAACGTCACGTACGCCCCGAGGGAGCCGGGACGGTACCGGGCCGTCTTCCTCCTCTACCGTGGAGAGCCGCCACAGGACCCCTCGATCGATAACGCGTACCTGGAGACGCACCTGTGGCTCAACGTGACGCGCTGA
- a CDS encoding DUF58 domain-containing protein, which translates to MEFTRRYWATVALAAVLAAFAVVSGRVWPLVGGGLVGAWVLAQQLSFAVAVGRFDDRLDVEQSIGRREVATEASAEVSLVATADRPSRLDARVSATPPVTVDAGPERVARLPAGSTRAETAFEAEFPVAGRATFDPPTITATDPAGLFRTSFAAGEAVTVDVSARTPSEVRVGRGGSTIGVAYGEHPGVRSTAGTEPVSVRDYVPGDAARRIDWKSTARLHELQVREFESETTLTTVLLVDHGSSTGEGLTGETKLDYLRAVASSVVEYAARADDPIGCYTVDDRGITSRLSPGTSRDYAETVERRLDELAAAIDSSASAVGVRPLSVRRVPVLDGAFGRTVEAYLDAAGTVETADRPLVAAAQTIRSRLASGRVFVFTDDTDRAAVIDAVRALVGGGIEVVVILAPTVLFERRTMAQLDATHREYVAFERFRRELAGLHDVSAFEVAPGDRVDAVLSAGTGLRRASDA; encoded by the coding sequence ATGGAGTTCACCCGTCGGTACTGGGCGACCGTCGCGCTCGCCGCCGTCCTCGCGGCGTTCGCCGTCGTTTCGGGTCGCGTCTGGCCGCTCGTCGGGGGCGGACTGGTCGGCGCGTGGGTGCTCGCCCAGCAGCTCTCGTTCGCCGTCGCCGTCGGCCGGTTCGACGACCGCCTCGACGTCGAGCAGTCGATCGGCCGGCGGGAGGTCGCGACCGAGGCGTCCGCGGAGGTCTCGCTCGTCGCGACCGCCGATCGGCCGAGCCGCCTCGACGCGCGGGTCTCCGCCACCCCGCCGGTCACGGTCGACGCCGGTCCGGAACGGGTCGCGCGACTGCCCGCCGGTTCGACCCGGGCCGAGACGGCGTTCGAGGCCGAGTTTCCCGTCGCCGGACGGGCGACGTTCGACCCGCCGACGATCACCGCGACCGACCCCGCCGGCCTGTTCCGAACGTCGTTCGCCGCCGGCGAGGCGGTCACGGTCGACGTCTCGGCGCGGACCCCGTCGGAGGTACGCGTCGGCCGGGGCGGCAGTACCATCGGCGTCGCCTACGGCGAACACCCGGGCGTTCGATCGACCGCCGGCACGGAGCCGGTGAGCGTCCGCGACTACGTGCCCGGCGACGCGGCCCGCCGGATCGACTGGAAGTCGACGGCCCGCCTCCACGAGCTACAGGTCCGGGAGTTCGAGAGCGAGACCACCCTCACGACCGTCCTCCTGGTCGATCACGGCTCGTCGACGGGCGAGGGGCTCACCGGCGAGACGAAGCTCGACTACCTCCGGGCGGTCGCGAGCAGCGTCGTCGAGTACGCCGCGCGCGCCGACGACCCGATCGGCTGCTACACGGTCGACGACCGGGGGATCACATCGCGCCTCTCGCCCGGGACGAGTCGCGACTACGCCGAGACGGTCGAACGCCGACTCGACGAACTCGCCGCGGCGATCGACTCGTCCGCGAGCGCCGTCGGCGTCCGACCGCTGTCCGTGCGCCGCGTCCCCGTCCTCGACGGCGCGTTCGGTCGAACCGTCGAGGCGTACCTCGACGCGGCCGGAACCGTCGAGACGGCGGACCGACCGCTGGTCGCCGCGGCGCAGACGATCCGGTCGCGGCTCGCGAGCGGGCGGGTGTTCGTCTTCACCGACGACACCGACAGGGCGGCCGTCATCGACGCCGTGCGCGCGCTCGTCGGCGGCGGCATCGAGGTGGTCGTGATCCTCGCCCCGACCGTCCTGTTCGAGCGGCGGACGATGGCGCAACTCGACGCGACCCACCGGGAGTACGTCGCCTTCGAACGCTTCCGCCGCGAACTCGCCGGGCTACACGACGTCAGCGCGTTCGAGGTCGCGCCCGGCGATCGCGTGGACGCCGTCCTCTCCGCCGGGACGGGACTGCGGAGGGCGAGCGATGCGTGA